DNA from Triticum aestivum cultivar Chinese Spring chromosome 7D, IWGSC CS RefSeq v2.1, whole genome shotgun sequence:
AGCAGTTCCTCTGCTGCCCCTCGGGCACGACCTGCACCGAGTAGCCGTCGAGCTCGAACGGCTGCCTGGCGATGGCCGCCACGCGGTCCTCCGGCGAGGCGAAGCGCAGGCCCATGTCGGCCACGATGGGGGAGGTGGCGACGACGTCGAACCGCAGGTCCGGCGCCGCGGCGTGGATGGCGGAGCGGACGAGGGCCTTGACGTCCGCGACCTCGCGGCCGGCCGGGTCGGGGGTGATGAAGGCGTAGCCGGTGCACCTGGCCACGCGGTTCATTTCGGGGGTCCTCTGCAGGTACACGGTGGGCCCGCACTCCGGACGGCCGGAGCGAGCCACCGGGGGGTCGGGAGCCCAGCGGCGGACCGCGGACGCGGGGACGGGGTGGTCGATGCGCTTGTGCACGCTGACGAAGGCCGGGcggccctcgggtgcctccagcgcagaggcgccggcggggaggcggGAGCTTCCGGGCAGCATCTTGCTCGCAGTTGCCCTTCTCTCTCAACACCGACGGCTGCGGGCAACCAGAGGACAGGTGTGGAGTGGAGCGGAGCGGGAGGAGTGTGATGGAGGACCAAGGGAAGGATGTGGCCGGCTTTAAGCACAGCACAGCATTCACTCCGGCGTATACTGGGATGGTGGCGTGAAGTAAAGTTGAGGTTGGACTGAAGCGGCGTGCGGGTTGAGTTCGAGGCAACTTTGCCATCAACACAGCGAGTAGTACAATGGCGCATGACCCCTGGCTTTGCCTCAGTCGGGCATTGAAGATGACAAGGGGCGCATGGAGTGGTCGCATCAGTCAGGGCCTCAGAGCATGGGCATCCAAAGGCAGATCTCGTAGGCCAATGCCTCTAGGAAGAGGCGTTGATCGCTGGTGCGACGGTATTGATAACTTTCGAGGAGTGCGGTATGCCGCTCGGATTCGCTGGGATTTTGCTGTCCAGCTCCAACAAAGCCGTTTGTGTTGTACTTTAGCATTGTTTGGTGATTTAAATCCGCAGAATCATAAGTTCCAAAAACAAATCCGCAGACTCCCTCCGTTTATGTGTATAAATCATCTTacgaaaccaaataatcccaaaacacttaaaCGTGGTGCATTAACTTCATCTTGTTTCTTTTTTCTTCACATAAATAAAGaaatcaaccaataagatatgtggggCATGTATGCTTTCAATGACTTCAGACTACCAAACACACCATGCAGTGGTCAGTCCATTGCATGCAACGCTactaattagcaaataaatattaagtTCTTTTGATTTTATCTTCGTCTTGGTCACGATGCACAACTTAAGATGACttatgcacctggacggagggagtatatcacgaTTAGCGGAAACCGCCACTTTACGATTCATGACATCGTGCATCAAATTAAAATTCTGACGGTGGTGAAAAACACCGAGTAAAAAATGGATCTCGTTTTGACGTTGGTTGATCCTGAGCCAGGTGACGGCGCGGTGTTAACGGCCGTCAATTTTCTATTTAGCACTCGAGACGAAGCCGCTGGGTCGGGCCTGCGTGCAGGGCCGGCTTTGGACCAGTGCGAGAGGTGCGACGGCCCGGGGCCCAGACTAAAAGGGGGCCCATAGTATATATGcagtatatatattatatattacgGATTAGTGGAAAAAAAGAATGACTAACGTCCAGCCCAGGTAGCTCTGAGCCCACCCAGCAAGCAGCACGCAACCACCACTAGGGCCTGCCCAACCAAGCCCAGGCAACGCACGTTGCCCTGTCGTTCGCCTGGAATCCAGGGAGACGCACCGACACAGGAGCACGGAGACGCATCGACACAGCAGCACGCCGCCTGACGCCGACACCAGCGCACCGCACCAAACCTGGAGCTGAGTTTGGGGATCAAATCGGCAAGAATTCGGggaagagatcaactgatcaagatCATCATTCAGAAGGTAATAATTCTCAGATCAATCTATTCATAAATCCTAATCTATAGGCAAATATTTTCCGGTGGTCTCAATTCTGAAACTTCTCATCTAAAAACATAACATCTTCAATCTCTGATACTGTATTCGTGTTTCTCACTTGCAGCATAATCATGTTACCTAAAAAACATCTATCTGGCTGTGAAAAaagaaacaacaagaaaagagtaGACAAGTTGATTAAATCTCAGGAAGGCACTATGGATATGTTTGTCTTGAGGACTGGTGCTGCTACAAATTCAGAGCAATTATATATCACAAATGGTGAAGAAAAACCTGATGATACTAAGAATGCCGTTGAGGAAAATCATGTCGAGAAAAATAATGCTGCGGAAAATGATGCCGATCAGCACACGGAAAATTTTAGTGACCATGAGAATCTTGGAAATGCAGATGAGCAGGGTTCTTCTTTTGATATATATGATCCTAGAACTTGAAATATTCTTGACAATAAATCAAGAGATATTCTCATTGAAAAAGGACCTATAAGGGAATACAATCTTGTGTTTCCCGAAGATGAAATTAGTGGCAGGCATTTTTCATATGATTACTACACAAGAAAGTTAAGGAATGGCGAGTTCAGTGATCGGAGGTGGTTAGTGTACTCT
Protein-coding regions in this window:
- the LOC123166959 gene encoding uncharacterized protein, whose protein sequence is MLPGSSRLPAGASALEAPEGRPAFVSVHKRIDHPVPASAVRRWAPDPPVARSGRPECGPTVYLQRTPEMNRVARCTGYAFITPDPAGREVADVKALVRSAIHAAAPDLRFDVVATSPIVADMGLRFASPEDRVAAIARQPFELDGYSVQVVPEGQQRNCYRSRLDYLVHINLHSYPREERAEKDIQGRLWTSARGSSEPTQQAARNHH